From Paenibacillus sp. PK3_47, the proteins below share one genomic window:
- the narH gene encoding nitrate reductase subunit beta: MKIKAQVAMVMNLDKCIGCHTCSVTCKTTWTNRKGAEYMWFNNVETKPGIGYPKRWEDQELYKGGWQLRKGKLELKSGNKLSKIALGKIFYNPDMPEMKDYYEPWTYNYEQLTNAGEQEHSPVARAHSAVTGEKMDLEWGPNWEDDLAGAHVTGPLDPNIQKIEEEIKFNFEKSFMVYLPRLCEHCLNPSCVASCPSGAMYKRDEDGIVLVDQEACRGWRYCMTGCPYKKVYFNWQTNKAEKCTFCFPRVEAGLPTVCSETCTGRIRYLGVLLYDADKVLDAASTPDVQDLYKAQCDLFLNPHDPEIIAQARKDGISEDWLEAAQNSPVYKLAIEHKLAFPLHPEYRTLPMVWYVPPLSPIMNYFEGKDSLKNPDMIFPAIEEMRTPIQYLANMLTAGDTETVKEALQRMAMMRSYMRAKSSGQEFDLSRLDRVGMTAQQTEEMYRLLAIAKYEDRFVIPTSHKEQHMNPYRAQGSAGYGNVMGDMGSGSGCDGCGAASSIGESMKTGKDLYEENFYGGIWRD; this comes from the coding sequence TTGAAAATTAAAGCGCAAGTTGCAATGGTAATGAATCTGGATAAGTGTATCGGCTGCCACACCTGCAGTGTGACCTGTAAAACAACCTGGACCAACCGTAAAGGTGCAGAATATATGTGGTTCAACAACGTGGAGACCAAGCCGGGAATCGGCTATCCGAAACGCTGGGAAGACCAGGAGCTCTACAAAGGCGGCTGGCAGCTGCGCAAAGGGAAGCTTGAGCTGAAATCGGGCAACAAGCTGTCCAAGATCGCACTCGGCAAAATCTTCTATAACCCTGATATGCCGGAAATGAAGGATTACTATGAGCCGTGGACTTACAACTATGAACAGCTGACCAATGCCGGCGAGCAGGAGCATTCACCGGTAGCCCGCGCCCATTCCGCCGTAACCGGTGAGAAGATGGATCTGGAATGGGGCCCGAACTGGGAGGATGATCTGGCTGGAGCGCATGTAACCGGTCCGCTGGATCCGAATATCCAGAAAATTGAGGAAGAAATCAAATTCAACTTTGAAAAATCCTTCATGGTATATCTGCCGCGTCTCTGTGAGCACTGCCTGAATCCGAGCTGCGTCGCTTCCTGTCCTTCAGGAGCGATGTACAAACGGGATGAGGACGGGATTGTCCTTGTCGATCAGGAAGCTTGCCGCGGCTGGAGATATTGCATGACAGGCTGCCCATACAAAAAAGTGTACTTCAACTGGCAGACCAACAAAGCGGAGAAATGCACCTTCTGCTTCCCGCGTGTTGAAGCAGGCCTTCCGACGGTATGCTCGGAGACCTGTACCGGCCGGATCCGTTATCTGGGTGTTCTGCTGTATGACGCCGACAAGGTGCTTGATGCCGCATCAACGCCGGATGTGCAGGACCTCTACAAGGCGCAATGTGATTTGTTCTTGAATCCGCATGATCCGGAAATCATCGCCCAAGCGAGAAAAGACGGCATCTCCGAGGATTGGCTGGAAGCTGCCCAGAATTCACCGGTCTACAAGCTGGCGATCGAGCACAAGCTGGCATTCCCGCTTCACCCGGAATACCGTACACTGCCTATGGTGTGGTATGTACCGCCGCTTAGCCCGATCATGAATTACTTTGAAGGCAAGGATTCGCTGAAAAATCCGGATATGATTTTCCCGGCGATCGAGGAGATGCGGACACCGATCCAGTACCTGGCTAACATGCTGACTGCCGGCGATACCGAAACGGTCAAAGAAGCCCTGCAGCGGATGGCGATGATGCGTTCCTACATGCGTGCCAAGTCTTCCGGACAGGAATTTGACCTCAGCCGGCTGGATCGTGTCGGCATGACTGCCCAGCAGACCGAGGAAATGTACCGCCTGCTGGCCATTGCCAAATACGAAGACCGGTTTGTGATCCCGACCTCGCATAAGGAGCAGCACATGAATCCATATCGTGCCCAAGGTTCCGCAGGCTACGGCAACGTTATGGGTGACATGGGCTCCGGCTCCGGCTGTGACGGATGCGGTGCAGCAAGCTCCATCGGTGAGTCCATGAAGACCGGCAAGGATTTGTACGAAGAGAACTTCTACGGAGGGATTTGGCGTGATTAA